A stretch of the Streptomyces sp. NBC_00078 genome encodes the following:
- a CDS encoding DUF4191 domain-containing protein, which yields MARKDTAADAANPGRLKQIALTYKMTRKADKKIGLVLAAVGIGIFGVFLAIGFLIGHPIYLGILGLLLAFLGTAIIFGRRAERAAFGQMEGQPGAAAAVLDNIGRGWTTTPAVAMNRSQDVVHRAVGKAGIVLVAEGNPNRVKSLLAAEKKKMNRIVADVPVHDILVGAGEGQVALKKVRTTMLKLPRVLTGPQVTATNDRLRAMGDLMSNMPLPKGPIPGRGIPGRTPRSPRG from the coding sequence ATGGCGAGGAAGGACACGGCAGCGGACGCTGCGAACCCCGGGCGACTGAAGCAGATCGCTCTGACCTACAAGATGACCCGCAAGGCCGACAAGAAAATCGGTCTTGTACTCGCGGCTGTCGGCATCGGCATCTTCGGTGTTTTCCTCGCGATCGGTTTCTTGATCGGTCACCCCATCTATCTCGGGATTCTGGGCCTGTTGCTCGCCTTCCTCGGGACGGCGATCATCTTCGGGCGCCGGGCCGAGCGGGCGGCCTTCGGGCAGATGGAGGGCCAGCCGGGCGCGGCCGCGGCGGTACTGGACAACATCGGCCGGGGCTGGACGACGACGCCCGCGGTGGCGATGAACCGAAGCCAGGACGTGGTGCACCGGGCCGTCGGCAAGGCCGGCATCGTCCTGGTCGCCGAGGGCAACCCGAACCGGGTGAAGAGCCTGCTGGCCGCCGAGAAGAAGAAGATGAACCGCATCGTCGCGGACGTGCCGGTGCACGACATCCTGGTCGGCGCGGGCGAGGGCCAGGTGGCGCTGAAGAAGGTGCGGACCACCATGCTGAAGCTGCCGCGCGTCCTCACGGGGCCGCAGGTGACGGCCACGAACGACCGGCTGCGCGCCATGGGCGACCTGATGAGCAACATGCCGCTGCCGAAGGGGCCGATTCCTGGACGTGGCATTCCCGGTCGCACCCCCCGGTCACCGCGAGGATGA